The stretch of DNA ATAAATATTCCTATTACCATTATCTAACTCTTTAACAAACCCATTTTCCACAACCAAATTAGCCACAATTAAATTAACTTGTAACCTCAACACATCTCTAATACCTTTTTCCTCCGTTGATCCTTGAACACCACATGGAACATTAACCATCACAACATCAAGATCTTTGTAATTCTCAAAATTTGGCATTGGCATGTTTGGACACTTTGGTAATTCACCATATTTTCCTTCCTCGTCGATCCATTCCGGAAAAAAATCATTCCATTTCAAATTCTCATCGACATGGTCAAAATGAACACGTACAAAATCTACTTGTGGTTGAATTTCATCCATTGATGTTGATATTGAATGTATGTTAACAAGACCTACCTTGATATTTGTTTTGCTATTCAAACCTTGTGATATAATTACTTCAAACCAAGCTGGTTTTTTTATCTCTTGAACATCAATTGTTTGATACTTGGTTGAAAGGACAAATATTAGAAGGGGTAAGGAGACAAGaacaagaaatataaaaaaacatgatTGCTTTGAAGTTGAACGAGATAGAGATTTAACAGAAgacatattttgtttttcttcaagttttgtgaATGAGAGACTTAGGTGGTTTACAATTTCACAACTTTTGAATGACAAAGGCTTAGGGCTTCACTCCCTTTGGCATGTTATAGTCAACAAGTTTTGAATGACAACAATTTTTACGGGGACATGTCAAAACTAACCTATAGATAAACACAATCACGCTCctacaaatttttatatatataggaataataaattaagcaaaaaaaatatagtaataataaattaattaaaatcttatttatttttttccaattttattatttgattaaaatttgacatgttgaaaaaagtaaatttcccctattaaatattaaaaatgtccTTTATTGTTAGCTTTATATATAGCACAACTTTTTAATTGGAAAGAATAgggaatttaaaataaataaataatttaactttttcaacTTATTCATTATTTACAACTGTCACTATGTTGCTTAAAAGATATTTTCATGTGTTGGGGAATTTTTTTTAGCAGACGTGTGTGtttgtatttttcttcttttgacaAATGGTGTATCTTTTTTTATGAATGATAAATGGTGTATTTGTATCTTGATGTACGCAATTATATACATCTCAACCAAAGTTAGTATTGAGTCAAAAAAAAGTGTATCTTATTAgcgtataaaataaaatgtcaactAAAGGAATATATATATGATACGACAAGAAATTATCacctagtttttttttttttggcaaatcattttttgttgataatgtgttgaaattcaaataatagtgttaaaaaatttaaagtgatTATTGTTCGGGTGTGTTTAATATGATCTCCCGAAAAAATGGTCCAAAGAGAACtttgttattttttgaaaaaaaaaattatttttataataataaaaaagaataaacaataactataatattttattaaatgaaaataattaactcAATCAAGTTTCATTCaaggtatttaaaaaaataaagtctCATTTGAAATATATGGGTGATTTGAGCAAATCAatagtttataatatattttttttttagaatatatgataaatatcaCTATAATTACTTAACACAACTGTGAAGTTTCGTATTAGAATTTAAGACAAGACGTTTAACTTAACAATATCGACATATATAAGTTGAACtaaaacttaaatatataatttataatattctaaatattttaattgtacATGGAGTCAAGTCATATATtctaattgtattttattatttaactgCCTTTAGTAAGTCTCTCATCATGTGTTGGTAATGTGGCAAGATGcattttaaaaaaccaaattaagtattttttttagagttaaaTAAGTTTGTAATTCAAAAagttctcatttttattttggtccCTACTTTTAAGTCAATTTATGtgaacttttataatttttgaatgattttatgtagatatgtttagaatattaatataatgacttacataaaaatttagaatttttaaaagatatgttattaaatataaatttttaagcaccaagcatttaaaaattcatatttctttaaaaaattatatattttttatttttgtaatgaaGGTGTTTATAATGTCTCAAATATGACTACAAAAAATCATGGAAAAGTTTAAATTGTACATACAAATTGACTTAAAAGCAAAGACTAAAGGTGAAAACGAAAATtatttaaggaaaaaaaattaagaatttttttataggaactataaacaaaatattaaaattttatattgactaaatatatatatatatatatatatatatatatatatatatatatatataatatgtcgTTTAAGTGAGTATAAGGGCACTAAAAATCTATTACAAGATCAAAATGGACTTTTTTTCAAACAAGAAAGAGTGAAAATGCATCacatcataaataaaaatatctcaaCTATGTTACCACCCCTTGATCGCCATATATCATTTGCatcactttaaaaatattattaaaataaaaaagaaagatacaaaagaaCTTAGGAATTTAGATCAAAACTCAAGTTAGAAGAACCAATGAAACTCAACATCTATCTCATTAAAACCCTTGTCGCGAAAGCCTAGAAGGATAAAATCTGGCTagataacttttatttttattttgattagaTAATGTGGCTTGATAATTTATAACATTTTGacttataaaaaacattaatgttATGTATCTATTATAGGACTTTCTTGTAAATTCATATCTCacattaaataaagaaataaaggTATAAAACGAATTATAGTAATGTCcaaatatgtttctttttatttttatttttatatagtacattttttgtaaattttgagaaaacttatttaataaaaagactatTGAAAAATCACTTATAAAAAACTGTTATTACTTttggaaaattattttgaaaggagtttttgaaaaaaagtaggacgttttatgattaaaattttacattaattaaaaagGTTAAAATTGgcaattataaaaaaacaaaattctcaCCCTTATTTAAATCcgttaaaatattttgtattctaCACTCTTCGTGCAACAATAAGTGATAtgatttatttacaattttttttcaatataaattatatctcGTTTACTTTGTTcaaatattttgtgttttgattttataaCATGTGtgttcattttgttttaatgtGAAACTCTTTAAGTGAATTAATATCGTAAAGAGAATATGAAATATTAGataataaagatatatttttaaaaataataaaaatatttttttgatattttcattattttaaaaagatatagACAATTGTCATTTTACAAAGTCTTTTACCTTCTTATCGATGTGTAAATTTAACGTACAATTTAGGAAATGaaaacaatttgtttttttttacaaagtaaaTTACCGTTATTTTTTCAAGTTTCAAGAGTTAACGAAAATAACATAGACACAAGGCTTGCCCAAGGGAGAGACACGCAAAACCTTTGTGGTAGACCTTGccaaaaaatacttttttattttattttattttaatttttatatagagGTCggataatatattataaaagctTTTTAActatacatataaaataagactttcaaaaaacttgtaattttcattttttttacataatcaTTAATCAAATTGATATATGTGTTGATTGCACTTCTAAAAAGCATTattttttcactaaaaaatatcttatattaaATGCAttgttttttactaaaaatatctCTCAACATATCAAATTGAAATCTTCGTCTGAAACTTTGCTATCAACACTacaaaacaattaatttttcacTTTGACCCTACTTCCTTATTccttcctttattttatttttagttttaaattttaattgtgtgATTAGCTCTTGTCAGGGTCATACTACATTCATGATCAAccatttttatttggtttgagCAGAAACtagaagattttttttctttcaaatagtATCTTATCGATCAGGTTTTATTATTctaatatttatctttaatctttTTGAATATGTGTTGTTTCTAAATAGATTTGAACAATTTAAATTGtatgcatatattttttattttctatttaatattgAGAAATAACAATTATTggataatgaaaaattaaaagaaaattggaTTAGCCTTGAAAGTTCTTTAAAACATAAAGACAACTCAGACATTgatgaattaaatttatttgtagaaCTTAAAATTATAAGAGAAATAATACAAGTAAAAAATGATACACCAATTGACATACTTaattatataagaaaattaGATTCTTTTTCAAATGCATATATTGTTTATAGAATAATGTTAACAATTATTGTAAGTGTCACTTTAACCTAAAGAAACTTTTCGAgactcaaattaattaaattttatataagatCAACGACGTCACAAGaaagattaaataaattagCTTTATTATcgattgaaaaataatttttaaacaaattcgattacaataatttgataaataattttacatcgAAAAAAGTgcgaaaaattaatttaaaatgaaatattaataatttatttattaattttaaaaacattctgtatgataatttcattttataccTTATAACGTGTTGGACTAACGATATATAGAgagacaaatttattttaattcactCTACCTAACTATTAATTACTATCTTTTCCTTTAACCTAAAAAATTTATCCTAAATCAATGCGATTTAATCTacttaaatttctaatttagtacaattaatttatagccttacaaataaaataaaaaaacaagattATAACCACGACAACTCTTCTTCAAATAGTAtaacagatttttttttattttcttattttgctTGTGAATAAGTTTTCGTATAAAGTATTTTTGAGTCCGTTTTTTTTAATCCTTTCTCTATGTTTACAGCGTGACGATTGAGTGAGTTTTAATGTGGTGGTGTTATAGTAGAAAAAGTGAAGGTGCAGATAATAGTAGCCCTAAAACGAAATGCAATCTAAGTGGGCTGGGCCCATATTACAAGTCGCAGTAAATCGATCCAGATTGTGTTTAACGACGAAATTGAGTAGCTTATTCAAGTAGTGAACATAGATTTGTTCGAGTAAGGAAAGAAGAACCTTCAGAATATAGAAttgtagaaagaaagaagaaaagagaGAGATCTGTGtgtagaagaagaagaaatgatGATGTCAGGAAAATATACAACCATTGATAACCAGCAGCTTCAAGGATCTGTTcctgttagtttttttttcttttcttttcattttctttccaTCCAAATTTTATCATTCTGTTTTGACTCTAATTTATTACAGGCCGTTCCAGATCCACCATCTGTAACCGTCAAGTTCACCGGTACAACTCTTCATAACTTCGTTTCCatttttgattttgttaatCGATTCATTTGAATAGATCAGTTTCCGTTGTTGGATTTTGATAGCTGGAAACTCCTCCATTTTCAATTGCTTGTGTTTTTGTTCCTAATTAAGTTTGCGTGAATTTAATTTGAATCTGTTATTTTTTAGACTCGGTTTTGTTGAATTGATTTCATAgagaatatttgatttgatgatCGAATGTTTTACTTTGTAGATTCGAATCTTCAGACATTTCCCCCATCCCAAGCTCAGGGGAAGATTACCGGTGGTTCTAGGCCACCTCGTGATGCAGATGGTATGTTGTTTTGCTTCTAGATGCATTACTCGTAATAACTGATCCAGTTATGATTTTTGATTTGAATGTGAGTGAGAATATGCTTTCACTGCTCCGTCTTAGCTAATCTTAGCTAAGCCGCTGTGCAATTAATATTCTTACTTCTTAGTGGGAATAATAGCAGTGTTGTTAATAGCGGATTGCAATAAAATgtgttcaaattctgctatgcAACAATACTGTAGtgctgctatttgacaacattatAAATTGCTCGTGGAACAATAGCGATTTGATCAAATTTCAATACGATATAGCTGCTATTTAGCAACACTGGGTAATAGATACTGAACTTGAGGGATTTAGTTGAACGGTCTAGAGATCAGGGTTTTAAATAGTGGTTGTAGTTGATATTGTGGAGAATTGCATCAAATGCAGCTAAGTTGCGGGAAAATCATCATATAAAACCGTAATGTCACGTCCCAGATTGAAGTGCCTGACCTTTATTTAAAACTTTGCTTGAGATAACAACATAGTAAAGGAGATGACATCATAGGGGACTTGGGTTTTACTGATATTGGCGATATTTGACAGGTTTTAAAATACTGATATTGGAAATTAGAAAGATATGCCTGGAAGAAGCAACTGTGAGGGAAACATGGGTTTATGCTTATTATTTATAGCATAACATTGCCTTTTGTGCTTCTAGCATTATGGTTGAACTTAtgatgtttaattaattttcttgcTTATCAGTCTGACGTGTTCATGTCGAACTGTGCGACTCATGtagattcattttcaaaaccTGTATCTGGTTCTGATGAACCCCAGCAGGGTGGTTGGCTTCGGAATTTTGCAGTTGCTGCTTACAAACCATACTTTGACGTTGACACTTCAGATGTTTTGGAGAGGATTATAGACTCACTTTTTCCATTCAGAGGAACTTTTAATGAAAAAACTTCTACCAACCCTGATTTGTAAGTAGACCTTTTCTTTTGCTCATTTAATGGACCGATCAGACTAATAATACTTAAGTTATGAGTTCTGACATATTTCAATATTCAACTATGGCGTGgatattgttaatattatttttatgaagatAGGTGTAGCTAAATTGTTGAGTTGTGACCAGTTCTGAAATGCTAATATCCTCTGAGCCATAATAATGTAGAAGACATTAATGAAGAACTATAATACATTGGTGATTTTGAGTTTTGTgctctattttattatgtttcacCTTTATTTGGAGGGGGTAGGGGTAGGGTGGGGGTGAATTAACTTTTATCTGTTCaacattttatttatcatagTGAAGAGGTATATATATCATAATCATTGAAACAAGCGTATTAAAACGGCTGTGATATGTTGTATCACTAGTAAGTTATTCTTTGTTTGCTCATAACTAGCAAACCTGTTAGTTTTTAAGTTTTGTAACCGAAAGCTATGACTTTGTATAAGCACTAGCAGTAGGGGTTGTCTAGTTTATGTATATTAGCTGGAGAAGTGAATTAATGAACTTAATAAAGTCAGGgcttaaataattttgtagtcGATAATATACAGTTTTTCTGTTTAGCCCCAAAAAAATTCTTGTTGACTTCAATTCATAAAACATAGAAAACTTTAATGTTCATCGTTGCATTGGTTTTAGTCCTTGCAATTCTTGTTTGTGTTAGAATCCGTTCCTACATACTCTCTATTCCAGGGACTAACATCAATATGATCTACATATTTTGGAGACTAATTCCAACATATGTACAGATATTACAAGGACTTAACCAAAACAAGGACAAAAAGCGACTTTTCCTTTTAGGGATTCAAACCAGGAATAATTTGTTATAGGGAGTAAAGCCAAAATTGGTGCATGTTACTGGGACTAAAAAGATATTTCACCCTATATAGTCAAATCTAGTGGCAACAGTAAAGAGCCATTACTTTAAATGCGATTAAGTATTTCACACCCAACTGACATGGGACTGACGCCTGCATCAGTGCTGTTAGGTTGGAACAAGTGGTCCATCCACAACTGAGGTGGACAAACTGGGATCTAAAATACCTATTGATGCAGGGCAGAAGATTGAAAGGAATATGCTATCACTCCAGTAAATGACTTAGAATCCACTTGGTAGATACATTGAATGCAAGGAATGTTTTTGAATCAATACGGATAATTGACAATATTAGTTGTAAAGTATCCCATATGATCACAATGAATAATGAAAGTTACAATAATACACAATTACATAGTTTTTCATGCTTGGCTGCTTGTTGTGAATTCGATTCCATGGGTAATGTTGTTTCTTTTTGCTAGGTTATACTCTAATTCAATTATTTGCTGGTTTTGTTTAGTTTCATGTTTATTTATGGAAACATGATATGTGGCCTTATTTCTTACTCATAAACACTGGTGTTCTAAGACGAAGATGCTGCCTATTTTTAACTTTGGAGGAGAAATGTTATATAGTTTTGTAGCAGCATATAATTTTGAGTTCACCATAAATGTACTCAGGTATGGACCATTCTGGATTTGCACTACATTAATATTTGTAGCAGCGTCTATTGGAACATTTGTGACATATATAGCACACAAGTTGAAGGATAAGGAATGGGACTATGACATAAATCTGGTGACTTGGTCTGCTGGTTTGTTTTATGGCTATGTTACCATCGTTCCTCTTTGCCTGTATGTAATCCTTAAATACTTCTCTGTACCGGCGGGACTTGTTCAACTATTCTGCCTATATGGATATTCCCTGTTTGTCTTTATTCCAGCTCTGGTAAGTCACTTCTCTTCAATTTTCTCCCTCTTATTTTAAAGAAGCATATAAAGTTTGACATCTTAACggcattattatattattatatcctGAAATGTGAAACCGTTTGTTTGGTGCAGTGTATGTCGATTGTTCCACTGGATATATTCAGATGGGTGGTTGCAGGTGTGGCAGGG from Cicer arietinum cultivar CDC Frontier isolate Library 1 chromosome 3, Cicar.CDCFrontier_v2.0, whole genome shotgun sequence encodes:
- the LOC101505852 gene encoding uncharacterized protein; translation: MMMSGKYTTIDNQQLQGSVPAVPDPPSVTVKFTDSNLQTFPPSQAQGKITGGSRPPRDADDSFSKPVSGSDEPQQGGWLRNFAVAAYKPYFDVDTSDVLERIIDSLFPFRGTFNEKTSTNPDLYGPFWICTTLIFVAASIGTFVTYIAHKLKDKEWDYDINLVTWSAGLFYGYVTIVPLCLYVILKYFSVPAGLVQLFCLYGYSLFVFIPALCMSIVPLDIFRWVVAGVAGLMSATFVALNLRAHIKSAGERWFFIVAGIFLLQLALSVVLKIYLFTVSV